A region from the Geotrypetes seraphini chromosome 10, aGeoSer1.1, whole genome shotgun sequence genome encodes:
- the SLC25A19 gene encoding mitochondrial thiamine pyrophosphate carrier isoform X2: MVGYDPGSQCSTLSTAQVAAAGSLSGLVTRALISPFDVIKIRFQLQIEQLSPQNKQAKYHGILHATKVILKEEGLPGFWKGHVPAQLLSVNYGAVQFVTFELLTELVHNTTTHSATDPLVHFVCGGLSACTASLVNQPLDTLRTRFAAQGEPKIYKTLRHAIVTMYKTEGPLTFYRGLTPTMIAVFPYAGFQFSFYNVLKQIYEWAMPATGWKKGNVKNLICGSCAGVFSKTVTYPLDLFKKRLQVGGFEQARMAFGQVRTYKGLLDCAVQTARDEGPKGFFKGLSPSLVKAALATGFTFFWYEFFCNLLHTLNYPARSRNQKS; the protein is encoded by the exons ATGGTGGGATACGATCCTGGATCTCAGTGCAGTACCCTGTCAACTGCGCAAGTGGCAGCGGCCGGGTCTTTGTCTGGATTGGTCACACGGGCATTGATCAGCCCCTTTGATGTAATCAAAATCCGCTTCCAG CTTCAGATTGAGCAATTGTCTCCTCAAAACAAGCAGGCCAAATATCATGGGATCTTGCATGCAACAAAAGTTATTCTGAAAGAAGAAGGGCTTCCGGGCTTCTGGAAAGGGCATGTTCCAGCCCAACTGCTGTCAGTCAACTATGGTGCTGTCCAG TTTGTCACCTTTGAGCTGCTCACAGAACTTGTCCACAATACTACGACTCACAGTGCCACGGATCCCTTAGTGCATTTTGTTTGTGGAGGCCTTTCGGCGTGCACGGCCTCCTTAGTCAATCAGCCACTGGATACTCTGCGCACCCGTTTTGCTGCTCAAGGGGAGCCCAAG atttaTAAAACCCTTCGACATGCCATAGTCACTATGTACAAGACTGAGGGTCCTTTGACCTTTTACCGTGGCCTGACCCCAACAATGATTGCCGTTTTCCCCTACGCAGGGTTCCAGTTTTCCTTTTACAATGTCCTGAAGCAGATCTATGAGTGGGCAATGCCAGCCACTGGGTGGAAAAAAG GTAATGTTAAAAACCTCATCTGTGGCAGCTGTGCAGGTGTCTTCAGCAAAACTGTGACCTACCCATTAGATCTTTTCAAAAAGAGACTACAAGTGGGAGGTTTTGAGCAGGCACGGATGGCCTTTGGACAG GTGAGGACATACAAGGGTCTGCTGGACTGTGCTGTGCAAACCGCACGGGATGAGGGTCCCAAGGGATTCTTTAAAGGTCTCTCTCCCAGCCTGGTCAAGGCGGCCTTGGCCACGGGATTCACCTTCTTCTGGTATGAGTTCTTTTGCAACCTCCTGCACACTCTGAATTATCCAGCCCGTTCCAGAAACCAGAAGAGTTGA
- the SLC25A19 gene encoding mitochondrial thiamine pyrophosphate carrier isoform X1: MAGINNRKRICVKWDPCKGVPFHHKAEMVGYDPGSQCSTLSTAQVAAAGSLSGLVTRALISPFDVIKIRFQLQIEQLSPQNKQAKYHGILHATKVILKEEGLPGFWKGHVPAQLLSVNYGAVQFVTFELLTELVHNTTTHSATDPLVHFVCGGLSACTASLVNQPLDTLRTRFAAQGEPKIYKTLRHAIVTMYKTEGPLTFYRGLTPTMIAVFPYAGFQFSFYNVLKQIYEWAMPATGWKKGNVKNLICGSCAGVFSKTVTYPLDLFKKRLQVGGFEQARMAFGQVRTYKGLLDCAVQTARDEGPKGFFKGLSPSLVKAALATGFTFFWYEFFCNLLHTLNYPARSRNQKS, translated from the exons ATGGCAGGTATCAATAACAGAAAACGAATATGTGTGAAAT gGGACCCATGCAAGGGGGTACCATTCCATCACAAGGCAGAGATGGTGGGATACGATCCTGGATCTCAGTGCAGTACCCTGTCAACTGCGCAAGTGGCAGCGGCCGGGTCTTTGTCTGGATTGGTCACACGGGCATTGATCAGCCCCTTTGATGTAATCAAAATCCGCTTCCAG CTTCAGATTGAGCAATTGTCTCCTCAAAACAAGCAGGCCAAATATCATGGGATCTTGCATGCAACAAAAGTTATTCTGAAAGAAGAAGGGCTTCCGGGCTTCTGGAAAGGGCATGTTCCAGCCCAACTGCTGTCAGTCAACTATGGTGCTGTCCAG TTTGTCACCTTTGAGCTGCTCACAGAACTTGTCCACAATACTACGACTCACAGTGCCACGGATCCCTTAGTGCATTTTGTTTGTGGAGGCCTTTCGGCGTGCACGGCCTCCTTAGTCAATCAGCCACTGGATACTCTGCGCACCCGTTTTGCTGCTCAAGGGGAGCCCAAG atttaTAAAACCCTTCGACATGCCATAGTCACTATGTACAAGACTGAGGGTCCTTTGACCTTTTACCGTGGCCTGACCCCAACAATGATTGCCGTTTTCCCCTACGCAGGGTTCCAGTTTTCCTTTTACAATGTCCTGAAGCAGATCTATGAGTGGGCAATGCCAGCCACTGGGTGGAAAAAAG GTAATGTTAAAAACCTCATCTGTGGCAGCTGTGCAGGTGTCTTCAGCAAAACTGTGACCTACCCATTAGATCTTTTCAAAAAGAGACTACAAGTGGGAGGTTTTGAGCAGGCACGGATGGCCTTTGGACAG GTGAGGACATACAAGGGTCTGCTGGACTGTGCTGTGCAAACCGCACGGGATGAGGGTCCCAAGGGATTCTTTAAAGGTCTCTCTCCCAGCCTGGTCAAGGCGGCCTTGGCCACGGGATTCACCTTCTTCTGGTATGAGTTCTTTTGCAACCTCCTGCACACTCTGAATTATCCAGCCCGTTCCAGAAACCAGAAGAGTTGA